Sequence from the Xiphophorus couchianus chromosome 23, X_couchianus-1.0, whole genome shotgun sequence genome:
GATGCGATGATCAAATGCATTTGTATTGACTTTTTCAATCATGAAACATTATTGAATCATCCAAAAAAGTCTACCCTCAGACAGCCTCTTATGACATCATGTAAGGCATGAGCAACtagtcagatttgttttgtgtatatccttattgtttttttttattgattatctTAATTCATATACCTTGTGTGATGTCATTAGCCAGAATGcacccaaaataaaattaataggGTTTATACAAGTacgtatttttttgtttgtaaaatccTACATCAGAAATTCATCATTATCCAGCTatgtttttaatggaaaaaaaaatcaaaaacataaaggCCTAACACCTACTGTAACACGGCCGCCTTTGTCAACACAGAACACCATTAATTGCTTGGAATTAAAAGAGTCCTATTCATTTCCatattgttcttttgtttttgtgtcatttttttaatttcaacttTTAGTAAAAAGTTGCTAAACTTGGTTTGGTTACCTCTTTTTTTCGTTACACTGAAACTTTGTGGTTATAAAGCCTGTGCTACAGTATATGACGGTGCAGTTAGAAATAGAGAAGGAAACAGAGTCTGGGATCCTATTTGACTTTTGAGACTTGGATAAAGTGAAAGAGGACCTTAAACTGAAACACAAGGGTAAAGCTATGTTCTAAAATCAACCATTTTTCTGATAATGCATGCggtgtgaaaataaatcaaaaatctgtgTCTGATAAGAGGGAAAATATCAAACAACTGTGGAGGAAATTGAAATAATACTCTATCAGATAAGAGACCACATTCTCACATATAAAAGTAAATGTCAAGATAAAATCCCACACATTTGCagtggaaagaaataaaaagcctgctttggtttttctttttttttttccggggCCACTGGCATTTTATTCAGCGTTGCATTTGCTAGAGGTGTTAACCACTGCTGCTTGCTGTATAGACATGAAAAAACTTTGCAAAGATCACAGCCTACACTTTAGTCTGCCAATTATCCACACATGTCTGAACTACAGTTTTTTCACAAGGAATGGAGTCATCATCTCACCTTTTAAGAATGATgaatttgacattatttttgtgattgtaCAGCAAGAAATGTAAGGACTTGAAAATATATCTTGTTTGACTGATTAATAAAGTTCTTagttaataaacaaaaactaatcaagAAGAGATAAATGTTAATTTCTAGTTATAGGTTTTCTAATTGAATGTAATTCAATCCTGTGTCTTTATATTAtacataattaaatgtaatatctAATATATTTGCTATTTAGCTGTTAATTCAGTCTTTACCAACTTATGTTTTTCTCAGTTCTATAATCATGCATTTggttaatttagtttttattcgcCCAATACTGTCCAATTTCAAACGCAAAATTGAAAGCAGGGGGCAATAAGATGAGcggaagtttgtttttttttcctgtgggtTTTAGGGTTTCACTTTCCAGTCTGAAAAAATTCCCTTTTGTCACAGGAGAGATGAGGTAAGCATCTCAAAACTGTATTAAAGAGGGCTTCCACTGCCTCTATCCTTCACAGCTCTTAAGTCAACAAACCTGCTGCTTTCTCATCTTGACCACCGGCTCTATCTCAACTAAGAAACCAAAGATGTCTGGCATCATGAAGGTGTTTCTGCTCCTGGCCGTTGCAGTCTGCATCTCTAAAGCTCAGCGTAAGTTTCTACTTGTGATTAGCcttttgaaattcaaaaactGTAAGAATTTGTCAAATTGGagtaataactttattttttgtctgtttttagtgAATGAACCAGGACAGAGCTGTCTTTGTCAGCGTGTCAGAAACGGCGTCTTCTCAAAGGCTGACATAAGGGACATCCAGATTTACCCTGCTTCTATCTTCTGTGACAAAGTAGAGATTGTGTAAGTTACATCTTTTAAGTTAAAATTGTCTTTGCAAATAGacaatttgcaaaaatgtacaatttgcaatttaatttatatatatataaatatataataacatCACATAAACACCTTACAATAATGAGAAAGTGTCACTTAAACAATTCTTTAACGTAGATCACTATTTTTGATTCACAATCTATGCACGTAtgttaattaaatgttgaaTGTTTGTTCATCTGTTCAATTTTATGCTAATCTCTCTATTTCTATT
This genomic interval carries:
- the LOC114139301 gene encoding C-X-C motif chemokine 10-like; the protein is MSGIMKVFLLLAVAVCISKAQLNEPGQSCLCQRVRNGVFSKADIRDIQIYPASIFCDKVEIVVTSANGRYCLNPELQIVKKMLTRVLRRKAASTSKPTSLSNSSVSSRTTAQI